A region of Microscilla marina ATCC 23134 DNA encodes the following proteins:
- a CDS encoding SiaB family protein kinase: MADTLTSSNQENFDFFNHYSLLSKERVILSYKGPITNVLLSEFGKDVRQKLQGNKKVSKKVFSIFMEVTQNILFYSKEVNHFGNKDKVGTIVVVELKDHIKILSGNLIIRKSINSLLKKFDAIQSLDREALRAYKRELRDAPSEEESRGAGIGLVQIALVSDEIEASIQNMGDEFAFFALSIKVKS, from the coding sequence ATGGCTGATACTTTAACCTCATCTAACCAAGAAAACTTTGATTTTTTTAATCATTACAGCCTTTTAAGTAAAGAAAGGGTTATTTTATCTTACAAAGGCCCTATTACCAATGTATTGTTGTCTGAGTTTGGAAAAGATGTAAGGCAAAAACTTCAGGGTAATAAGAAAGTGAGTAAGAAAGTATTTAGTATTTTTATGGAAGTGACTCAAAATATCCTGTTTTACTCTAAAGAAGTCAATCACTTTGGCAACAAAGATAAGGTGGGTACAATTGTAGTAGTAGAATTAAAAGACCACATTAAAATATTGTCTGGTAACCTTATTATACGAAAATCAATCAACTCTTTACTGAAAAAATTTGATGCTATTCAATCATTAGACCGGGAAGCATTGCGTGCATACAAACGTGAGTTACGCGATGCACCCTCAGAGGAAGAAAGCCGAGGGGCAGGCATTGGTTTGGTACAAATAGCATTGGTATCGGATGAAATAGAAGCTAGTATCCAAAACATGGGAGATGAATTTGCTTTTTTTGCCCTCTCTATCAAAGTAAAGTCATAA
- a CDS encoding TonB-dependent receptor, with translation MKRIFNKTTAVLLLFFTLVSFASFAQTTVSGTVKDANGEGLVGINVIVKGTVTGAATNLDGKFTFTTNTAPPFKVQVSGVGYETKIIDVSNSSQNLDITLKDQISVTMQVVVTASRVEESILQSPVSIEKMDILDIQNTPADNFYDGLANMKGIDLVPSGMLIKMVNARGFGGPYQTRFVQRFDGMDMQSPALSIPFGNMAGIHDIDVESVEIQPGAASALYGPNAFNGVMNMTSKNPFFYQGLTVQMKQGFNNVNTTTVDEEATPYSEFALRYGKKLSNKFAVKVNFSYLRARDWAANDQRLLALNNDGLFAVSSSNETPINGNAINTYGDEAAIGQVGGVNIHRTGYKESELTEYNVQNLRADATLYYRITDKIEASYMVKYAEGNGLLSGANRYSYRPQFVINKLELKGSNFFLRAYNMDQRAGNGSYDLNTAANLLQNQSKDNATWLTDYTTAYNSNGGNHALARTAADKGRLTLNSPEFETIKNKIPAEGGGAFIEEGRITHVEGQYDFTSLFNDVVGVTVGASYRRFQVESNGTIFDDRGDKGPVSYYDIGGYIQVTKSFLDEKLKVVASGRYDKSEFFDGLITPRASLVFSPTKQHNFRASYQTGFKNPVFQEQSIFFPLAPGVLVLAGGRQGFQDAAHTGTRFDVNTFSATGEPITVPFVQPEQVTSVEFGYKGMLTPALFVDASYNRNTYTNFIGLDLSRGVLASDGVVYIFYENLPGTFSTQGATFGTNYTFGKGFTASANYTWTTLVDQLPVGFVPNFNTPEHKVNLSFGNRKLTDKLGFNLTWRWQSEFDFLFALSGQNITGTIGTFNTFDAQLTYKVRQGFTAKIGGSNIFNQYYTQALGAAAIGGMYYITFTFDQFGR, from the coding sequence ATGAAGCGCATATTCAATAAAACTACAGCTGTACTACTTCTATTTTTTACACTTGTAAGTTTTGCCAGTTTTGCCCAGACCACTGTATCAGGTACAGTCAAAGATGCAAACGGTGAAGGGCTTGTTGGTATCAATGTCATCGTAAAAGGTACTGTAACTGGTGCTGCTACCAACTTAGACGGAAAATTTACCTTTACTACCAATACTGCTCCACCGTTCAAGGTTCAAGTATCCGGGGTAGGCTACGAGACCAAGATAATAGATGTCTCTAACAGTAGTCAAAACCTAGATATAACCCTTAAGGATCAAATATCTGTTACTATGCAGGTAGTAGTGACGGCCTCAAGGGTAGAAGAAAGCATTTTACAATCGCCAGTATCTATTGAAAAAATGGATATTCTGGATATACAAAACACCCCCGCTGACAACTTCTATGATGGATTGGCAAATATGAAAGGGATAGACTTGGTGCCTAGTGGAATGTTGATCAAAATGGTTAACGCCCGTGGTTTTGGTGGTCCCTACCAAACACGTTTTGTACAACGTTTTGATGGAATGGACATGCAAAGCCCTGCTTTGAGTATTCCTTTTGGAAACATGGCTGGTATCCACGACATAGACGTAGAGAGTGTTGAGATTCAGCCTGGGGCTGCTTCTGCTCTGTATGGGCCCAATGCCTTTAACGGAGTAATGAACATGACCAGTAAAAACCCTTTCTTTTACCAAGGGCTTACTGTGCAGATGAAGCAAGGCTTTAATAATGTAAATACGACAACGGTAGACGAAGAAGCCACTCCTTATTCTGAATTTGCATTGCGTTATGGCAAGAAGTTATCAAATAAATTCGCGGTCAAGGTAAATTTCTCTTACCTAAGGGCCAGAGACTGGGCAGCCAATGACCAACGTTTGCTTGCATTGAACAATGACGGATTGTTTGCAGTAAGCAGCAGTAACGAAACTCCCATCAATGGGAATGCTATCAACACCTATGGCGATGAAGCGGCGATTGGGCAAGTAGGTGGGGTAAACATTCACCGTACTGGCTACAAAGAATCAGAGCTTACTGAATATAATGTGCAAAACCTTAGGGCAGATGCTACGCTTTATTACCGTATTACAGATAAGATTGAAGCATCTTATATGGTCAAGTATGCCGAGGGTAACGGACTATTGAGTGGGGCTAACCGTTATAGTTACCGTCCTCAGTTTGTAATTAATAAGTTGGAATTAAAGGGAAGCAACTTTTTCTTGAGAGCTTATAACATGGATCAAAGAGCAGGTAATGGTTCTTATGATTTAAATACGGCTGCCAACCTATTACAAAACCAGAGTAAAGACAATGCTACCTGGCTTACCGATTACACTACGGCTTACAACAGCAACGGTGGAAACCACGCCTTGGCGCGTACAGCCGCAGATAAAGGACGTTTGACCTTGAATTCGCCCGAATTTGAAACCATTAAAAATAAAATACCCGCCGAAGGTGGAGGAGCTTTTATAGAAGAAGGACGCATTACTCACGTAGAAGGGCAATATGACTTTACCTCGTTATTCAACGATGTGGTAGGGGTAACCGTAGGCGCCAGTTATCGTCGTTTTCAAGTAGAATCTAATGGAACTATCTTTGACGACAGAGGAGACAAAGGACCAGTAAGTTATTATGACATAGGTGGGTATATTCAAGTAACCAAATCATTTCTTGATGAGAAATTGAAGGTAGTAGCTTCTGGGCGTTACGACAAGAGCGAATTCTTTGATGGGCTGATAACTCCCAGAGCCTCTTTGGTATTTAGTCCTACCAAACAGCATAACTTCCGCGCCTCTTACCAAACAGGTTTTAAAAACCCAGTTTTTCAGGAACAATCCATCTTTTTCCCTTTAGCACCTGGCGTATTGGTACTTGCCGGGGGTAGACAAGGTTTTCAGGATGCTGCTCATACCGGAACCAGGTTTGATGTGAACACGTTTAGTGCCACGGGCGAGCCCATTACCGTACCTTTTGTACAACCAGAACAAGTAACTTCTGTTGAGTTTGGCTATAAAGGAATGCTTACTCCTGCCTTGTTTGTAGATGCGAGTTACAACCGAAATACATATACCAACTTTATTGGCTTAGACTTGTCCAGAGGGGTGTTGGCTTCTGATGGAGTAGTTTACATTTTTTATGAAAACCTGCCAGGAACATTTAGTACCCAAGGAGCTACTTTTGGTACAAACTATACCTTTGGCAAAGGTTTTACCGCAAGTGCTAATTATACCTGGACTACGTTGGTTGATCAATTACCAGTGGGCTTTGTGCCAAATTTTAATACTCCTGAGCATAAAGTAAACCTTTCTTTTGGCAACCGTAAATTGACCGACAAGCTAGGATTTAACCTGACATGGAGATGGCAAAGCGAGTTTGACTTCCTGTTTGCCTTAAGTGGACAAAATATTACAGGTACAATAGGCACATTCAACACATTTGATGCCCAATTGACTTATAAGGTACGCCAGGGGTTTACGGCTAAAATTGGTGGTTCTAATATTTTCAACCAATACTATACCCAGGCATTGGGGGCCGCAGCTATTGGAGGAATGTATTACATTACTTTTACATTTGATCAATTTGGACGATAA
- the pgeF gene encoding peptidoglycan editing factor PgeF, with amino-acid sequence MIEVKANSTLYLKYTNLSQYKHLIQFVSTRKGGVSNDPGKGLNVGFHIHDAPENVIKNREILATALGISPQSFCFLHQVHSSKVALVSTKDRGRGTTTYEDSIADTDALVTNMQGICLNVLSADCVGILFYDPVKKAIGAAHSGWKGTVKKIAAQTIQCMHEQFGSEPKDILVGLGAGISPEVYEVGEVVVEAVQAAFGTTDGMISHHTMTGKAHFDLWAAIKCTLTEAGVPADNIECDQLCTYRHPELFFSYRRDQGKTGRFVSGIMLQEE; translated from the coding sequence ATGATTGAAGTAAAAGCAAACAGTACGTTGTATTTAAAATACACCAACTTATCTCAATACAAGCACCTTATCCAATTTGTATCTACCCGTAAAGGGGGAGTAAGCAATGATCCTGGCAAAGGTTTGAATGTGGGTTTTCATATACATGATGCACCAGAAAATGTAATTAAAAATCGTGAAATTCTTGCTACAGCCTTGGGCATATCTCCACAATCCTTCTGTTTTCTCCACCAAGTGCATAGTAGTAAAGTAGCCCTGGTAAGCACAAAAGACCGGGGGCGAGGCACTACCACCTATGAGGATAGCATAGCTGATACGGATGCATTGGTGACGAATATGCAGGGTATATGCCTCAATGTATTGAGTGCTGATTGTGTGGGGATATTGTTTTATGATCCTGTAAAAAAAGCTATAGGAGCTGCACACTCTGGGTGGAAAGGAACAGTAAAAAAGATTGCTGCCCAAACTATTCAGTGCATGCATGAACAATTTGGCTCTGAGCCTAAAGACATATTGGTGGGTTTGGGTGCAGGCATCAGCCCTGAAGTATATGAGGTAGGCGAAGTAGTAGTAGAAGCAGTACAAGCAGCTTTTGGTACTACAGATGGAATGATCAGCCATCATACTATGACAGGAAAAGCACATTTTGACCTTTGGGCAGCGATAAAGTGTACCTTAACTGAAGCTGGAGTACCTGCTGATAATATAGAATGTGATCAGCTTTGTACTTACCGCCATCCGGAATTATTTTTTTCTTACCGTCGAGATCAGGGTAAAACGGGTAGGTTTGTTTCGGGAATCATGCTGCAGGAAGAATAA
- a CDS encoding pre-peptidase C-terminal domain-containing protein — MHYFQRLLYISIVLVCAMSLAQAQLIPAPQLAKDIPADAQEFVIGSCDINFTINSDFTNSAQGATAPCAGFAMGAIQEDAWAKFTTPATGGNFVIRYTNTAQDAVVLVYDDNAGVPNTLMGCQNNIPGTGTESLELSLTASTTYWVRILNVGTIEGMDGKLCLFRQQRSDTQAAASTAPSLPIGSCNVQFDIDGNNSGFGDVGIGCTSIQPSVTNNRDGWVKIDATAGQNIAVEYQSDNGSNYPGIVIYYDNSGLQLDIDAGTAGDQTACYDGLPTTSSFAKVDFTAAQTGTYYIRILNMANANIMEGSLCVYENTVKAHATACSAEATKLVNGDCNVQFNVYGGAFSNNLGASTVTCAAPPGIPSEAWASFDGTAGNTYTILYDNDNNDASEAINVALVVYRANGTACGAPASLTEVVCRNKINEGTEVIEFNAPNTDTYYIRVVNISDPTTSSTVFGSLCFYEGTTVRDDLCTSSSAVGVGTCGLAFNITDKYINNEGRTAPSACSGTNISASTSSYRDGWMNFVALTNRTRIEYNETGSQDAVLAIYTGDCNALSLVSCVNAVTDGIEAIEINTNPNQAYFIRVVNITNSGDMNGELCITNVLVDDACNSSSVREILVGSCNQKVSIAATTDAGAGDASGMGIQGCGSPTAAKDVWFKFTGNGGDITVQYENQESTSNPLIEVYYNVSSVNCPVASNIGSFTPFCANDCNNSAIQTETVIIPNTVNGRTYFARIVNLDETAMTGLACIFNSSDVPQTGTPVDRSPSNACTAANTIQVGDCGMRFNIPVSTVCTTPSVSHFDNSGTSLGTCAPAHPIGTPTADGWVKFTATAGQGYTVTYDNNNQLLTPSNDIALAVYDGSGVACGSFTATQFLACVNDVNGVGLEQLKFTAPSTGDVYIRVMNVSGNNTTTYGKLCLFSGDSRAVDVCNLATTPTFTLGEVDIPFNISDDFTLQTTPSAGVANCVFTSGNNRARKDGWASFDSGATADTISVVYNNDDGDSVIELDPDVNNAALVVYEVPQTDPAPCTNMVRVGCANVVGEGSETLTFIAKPNHRYFVRVISTRFTSTMQGKLSIFVYSSCNLGDEQVRDGDFTNFPKNSIDLGTTFTYTAANLKAVQEKHVFATQYGYRQHTGHSGEMGGPSHYGVASSARRLFEPFFSYGYRYNGWGAAYDAYCSNGSPGHGTDACPKTTPPPESNNDANFFVTDGLSDRAKIWCQTIPMAAGTNRYYVFSGWFNSLIPSNRSNLDDPQIRITVCEGKGLYNPALTATANEAAGNLSGVTLTSAQATSAGMYTLSGTESTADVMHRPVHPGVTWDKGNPISAYGAARACNPANLRVINSDVFLPESPDNWVAMQCIYQVPDDVTHVNLCLENISSTQNGNDFGIDLLSFRQCLNGAAIANTLNRISCELGNDPTVLGIPLTVQMLHFDGRLRKNKVFLNWLTSSETNLREYEVQRAVSGGKFSTIAKVTAKGNPGTPALYDFIDNDLPIGEEFVYYRLNAINQDNTHGYSPMVEINIQPINKLNLKLSPNPTVAGQDIQLTFNAPKAGTATLNISNMMGVRLTTQSIQARAGKNVLTLDTTALKAGVYIVQVVMGEVREAKKLIVQH, encoded by the coding sequence ATGCATTATTTCCAACGCCTACTGTATATCAGTATAGTACTGGTATGCGCCATGAGTTTAGCCCAAGCCCAACTCATCCCTGCTCCACAACTTGCAAAAGACATCCCTGCTGATGCTCAAGAGTTCGTCATAGGATCTTGTGACATCAACTTTACTATCAACTCAGATTTTACTAATTCGGCACAGGGTGCTACAGCTCCTTGTGCGGGTTTTGCTATGGGAGCTATCCAGGAAGATGCCTGGGCTAAGTTTACTACGCCCGCCACTGGCGGTAACTTTGTAATAAGGTATACCAATACAGCTCAAGATGCTGTAGTATTGGTATATGATGACAATGCTGGGGTGCCCAACACACTTATGGGTTGCCAAAACAACATTCCTGGCACTGGTACTGAGTCGCTGGAGCTCAGCCTGACTGCCAGCACTACCTATTGGGTTCGAATACTGAATGTAGGCACCATTGAAGGAATGGACGGGAAATTGTGCTTATTTCGCCAACAACGCAGTGACACTCAGGCTGCCGCATCGACTGCCCCTTCTTTGCCTATAGGTTCTTGTAATGTACAATTTGATATTGATGGTAACAACAGCGGTTTTGGTGATGTGGGCATAGGTTGTACCAGTATCCAACCCTCTGTTACCAATAATCGTGATGGTTGGGTAAAAATTGATGCTACAGCAGGACAAAATATAGCAGTAGAGTACCAAAGCGATAATGGGTCTAATTATCCAGGAATTGTGATATACTATGACAATAGTGGGCTACAACTGGACATAGATGCTGGTACAGCCGGTGATCAAACTGCTTGTTATGATGGTTTGCCCACCACCTCTTCATTTGCCAAGGTAGACTTTACTGCTGCCCAAACAGGTACCTACTATATACGCATACTTAATATGGCAAATGCCAATATTATGGAAGGCTCATTATGTGTGTACGAAAATACTGTAAAAGCCCATGCAACTGCTTGTAGTGCTGAAGCCACCAAATTGGTAAATGGTGATTGTAATGTGCAATTTAACGTCTATGGTGGAGCTTTTAGCAATAACCTAGGGGCATCTACAGTCACTTGTGCAGCTCCTCCTGGCATACCATCAGAAGCTTGGGCTTCATTTGATGGTACTGCGGGTAATACTTATACTATTTTGTATGACAATGATAATAATGATGCAAGTGAAGCCATTAATGTGGCATTGGTAGTTTATAGAGCCAATGGAACAGCTTGTGGAGCTCCCGCGTCGCTCACTGAGGTGGTTTGTCGTAACAAAATCAATGAAGGTACCGAAGTAATAGAGTTTAATGCTCCCAATACTGATACTTACTATATTCGAGTAGTCAATATTAGTGATCCCACCACCAGTAGTACAGTCTTTGGTAGTTTATGCTTTTATGAAGGAACCACAGTACGTGATGATTTGTGTACTTCGTCATCTGCAGTAGGTGTAGGTACTTGTGGACTTGCTTTCAATATTACTGATAAATACATCAACAACGAAGGGCGTACTGCCCCTAGTGCCTGTAGTGGTACAAACATAAGCGCGTCTACCTCAAGCTACCGTGATGGCTGGATGAATTTTGTAGCTTTGACCAACCGTACTCGTATAGAGTACAACGAGACTGGCAGCCAGGATGCAGTATTGGCTATTTATACTGGAGACTGTAACGCTTTATCATTGGTGAGTTGTGTAAACGCGGTAACTGATGGCATAGAAGCCATTGAAATCAATACTAACCCCAACCAGGCATATTTTATTCGGGTTGTCAACATTACTAATAGTGGTGATATGAACGGAGAACTTTGTATTACCAATGTATTGGTAGACGATGCCTGTAATAGCTCTTCTGTGAGAGAAATATTGGTGGGGTCTTGTAACCAAAAGGTAAGTATTGCTGCTACAACAGATGCGGGCGCAGGAGATGCGTCTGGTATGGGCATACAGGGTTGTGGAAGTCCTACAGCTGCCAAAGATGTATGGTTTAAATTTACTGGAAACGGAGGCGATATTACGGTTCAGTATGAAAACCAAGAAAGTACCAGTAACCCCCTGATTGAGGTATACTATAACGTCTCATCAGTTAATTGCCCGGTAGCATCTAATATTGGGTCTTTTACCCCATTTTGTGCCAATGATTGTAACAACAGCGCTATACAAACCGAAACTGTAATCATACCCAATACCGTAAATGGACGTACTTATTTTGCGCGAATTGTAAACCTGGACGAAACTGCCATGACTGGCTTGGCTTGTATATTCAATAGCAGTGATGTACCTCAAACTGGTACTCCGGTAGACAGAAGCCCTTCTAATGCCTGTACAGCTGCCAATACCATTCAAGTGGGTGATTGCGGGATGCGTTTTAATATTCCTGTAAGCACTGTTTGTACTACCCCTTCAGTATCACACTTCGATAACTCAGGCACATCGCTTGGAACTTGTGCTCCTGCCCACCCTATAGGTACACCCACTGCCGATGGTTGGGTTAAATTTACGGCTACTGCCGGGCAAGGCTATACCGTAACTTATGATAATAACAATCAATTACTGACCCCCTCTAATGATATAGCATTGGCTGTATACGATGGTAGTGGTGTAGCCTGTGGCAGCTTTACGGCTACCCAATTTCTAGCTTGCGTCAATGATGTCAACGGAGTAGGTTTAGAGCAGTTAAAATTTACGGCACCATCTACTGGAGATGTATATATAAGGGTGATGAATGTATCAGGTAATAACACCACTACCTATGGTAAGTTGTGTTTGTTTAGTGGAGATAGTAGGGCAGTAGATGTGTGTAACCTGGCTACAACTCCTACATTTACATTAGGTGAAGTAGACATACCGTTTAATATTTCAGATGATTTTACCCTACAAACTACTCCTTCGGCTGGAGTAGCAAACTGTGTGTTTACCAGTGGTAACAACCGCGCTCGTAAAGATGGTTGGGCATCGTTTGACTCTGGTGCTACGGCTGACACCATTAGTGTGGTATACAACAACGACGATGGTGACTCGGTAATAGAGCTTGACCCTGACGTAAACAATGCTGCCCTGGTAGTATATGAAGTGCCTCAAACCGACCCGGCACCTTGCACCAATATGGTAAGGGTAGGGTGTGCCAATGTAGTAGGTGAGGGAAGCGAAACCCTTACCTTTATAGCCAAACCGAATCACCGATATTTTGTCCGGGTCATTAGTACACGTTTTACAAGTACTATGCAGGGCAAACTGAGCATATTTGTATATAGTAGTTGTAACCTGGGAGATGAGCAAGTCAGAGATGGAGATTTCACTAATTTTCCAAAAAACTCGATAGATTTAGGAACCACCTTTACTTATACTGCTGCCAACCTAAAGGCTGTTCAGGAAAAACATGTATTTGCTACCCAATACGGCTATCGTCAACATACAGGTCATAGTGGCGAAATGGGCGGTCCCTCACATTATGGTGTAGCAAGTAGTGCCCGACGTTTATTTGAGCCATTCTTCTCTTATGGTTACCGTTACAATGGGTGGGGAGCAGCTTATGATGCATATTGTAGCAACGGAAGCCCTGGACACGGTACTGATGCTTGTCCAAAAACTACTCCGCCTCCAGAAAGTAACAACGACGCTAACTTTTTTGTAACAGATGGGTTAAGCGATCGGGCAAAAATATGGTGTCAAACAATACCCATGGCCGCAGGAACCAATCGCTACTATGTATTTTCGGGTTGGTTCAATAGTTTGATTCCAAGTAACCGTAGTAATCTGGATGACCCTCAAATACGCATTACAGTATGTGAAGGTAAAGGATTGTATAATCCAGCGCTTACGGCCACTGCCAACGAAGCTGCCGGAAATTTGTCTGGGGTAACCCTTACCAGTGCACAAGCTACTAGTGCTGGTATGTATACATTATCGGGTACTGAGTCTACCGCTGATGTAATGCACCGCCCTGTTCACCCTGGAGTTACTTGGGATAAAGGTAATCCTATTTCAGCTTATGGAGCTGCCAGAGCTTGTAACCCTGCCAATTTAAGAGTAATTAACTCAGATGTATTTTTACCTGAATCTCCTGACAATTGGGTAGCCATGCAATGTATTTACCAAGTACCTGATGATGTTACTCATGTCAATTTATGTCTGGAAAACATTTCTTCTACACAAAACGGTAACGACTTTGGTATTGATTTGCTGTCATTTCGTCAATGCCTTAATGGTGCTGCCATAGCCAATACATTGAATCGTATTAGTTGCGAGCTAGGCAACGATCCTACAGTCTTGGGGATTCCATTGACTGTACAAATGTTGCATTTTGATGGTAGACTGAGAAAAAACAAAGTGTTTTTGAACTGGCTCACCAGCAGCGAAACCAACCTGAGAGAGTATGAAGTTCAAAGAGCTGTATCAGGTGGTAAGTTTAGCACAATAGCTAAAGTAACAGCTAAAGGAAACCCTGGCACACCTGCTTTGTATGATTTTATAGACAACGACTTGCCAATAGGTGAAGAGTTTGTGTATTATCGTTTAAACGCCATTAACCAAGACAATACACATGGGTACAGCCCAATGGTAGAAATTAATATTCAGCCTATCAACAAGCTGAACCTGAAGTTATCGCCTAATCCAACTGTGGCGGGACAAGATATACAGCTGACATTTAACGCACCAAAGGCTGGTACTGCTACCTTGAATATAAGCAATATGATGGGAGTACGACTAACCACACAAAGTATACAAGCCAGGGCAGGAAAAAATGTACTTACGCTGGATACCACTGCTTTAAAAGCAGGAGTATATATAGTACAAGTGGTCATGGGAGAAGTAAGAGAAGCTAAAAAATTAATAGTGCAGCACTAA